GCTGAAAGACCAGGAAACCAAGTCTGTTTGTTTAAAAAAAGACTTAATTTCCAAGTAATCTTTATTTATGGATAAAATCCCTCAATTTCAAAATTTAAGACATTCCTGTTGAGAGTGAGTGGGTTAGTTTCTCTGGTATGTCTGGACCTGAGGTATTGTCGAAAGTACTATGAATTTAGATACGATGATGCATTTTCCTTCCGTTTTAATTCCTGCCCCGAATGAAGGCCTGTTTTGAAATTCACGCCTGATTATTACAAGCTGGTTGTCATAAACGTCGCGGTATTACTGGGAGGGAGCGTCTGCGCGGCAGATGAGGTGAACTTCAGTCGCGAGATCCTGCCGATTCTTTCCGATCGCTGCTTTCACTGCCACGGCCCTGATCCCGATCATCGTGAAGCCGATTTGCGGCTCGATTTACAAGAGGCCGCGACCGCGGATCGGGATGGAATCGCTGCCATTGTGCCGGGGAAACCGGAAGCGAGTGAATTGCTGACCCGGATTACCACCAGTGATGCCGATCTGTTAATGCCGCCGGCCGATTCGCATCGCAAGCCATTAACGAAGAAGCAGACAGATCTGATCAGGCAATGGATTGCTGAAGGTGCCAAGTGGGGCAGGCACTGGTCCTTTGAGCCACCGGCGAAAGCAGAATTCAATCCACAAGAGAAGCAACAAAATCCGATTGATGTGCTTGTTCAACGCAAGCTGGCGGAAGCAGGCCTGTCACTTTCACCGGCTACCACAAAGCAGACACTGCTGCGGCGCGTCTCATTTGATCTGACCGGACTGCCCCCCACGCCTGAGGAAGTCGACGCGTTTGTGAACGATCCGTCTCCCGATGCCTTTGCAAAAGTCGTTGACCGATTATTAAAGTCAAAACATTATGGCGAGCGAATGGCGATGTGGTGGCTGGATCTCGCCCGTTATTCTGACACGGACGGATTTCAACAGGATTCCACACGTACGAACTGGCCCTGGCGGGACTGGGTCGTTCAGTCGTTCAATGAGAACAAGCCCTTCGATCAGTTTACCATCGAACAATTCGCCGGTGACTTGTTGCCTGAGGCGACACCAGAACAGAAACTGGCGACCTGCTTTCATCGCAATCACATGACCAATGGAGAAGGGGGCCGCGATCCGGAAGAATCACGTATCGATTACGTGATTGACCGGGTCAACACGACGGGAACTGTCTGGCTGGGATTGACGCTTGGCTGCTGTCAGTGTCATTCGCATAAATTCGATCCGATCTCACAGGCCGACTATTATAGTCTGTTCGCGTTCTTTAACAGCATTGATGAAGATGGCAAAGCGGGCCGCGGTGCGAAGCCGTATCTCAAATATAAATCGCCGCTGGTGAAGCGTGCCATTCAGGAAGCACAACAGGTGGTCGACGAACGCCGGCCGTTAGAAGCACAGGCCCGCAAACAGGCCGAGCAAGAGTTTGAGCCGTGGTTGGCCGAGCAGCTGCAGGTTGTTCAAAAAGGATTCACTGCCTGGCATCAGCCACAGATCAGGTCGCTGAATTCTGTTGAAGGAACCATTTTGAAACAGGAAGCGGACGGCATCGTTCAGACAAGCGGACCCAAACCTCGCCAGGATGATTATCGCCTGACAGCAGCTACGAAGTTACCGCGTGTAACCGGCATCCGGCTGGAAGTCTTCCCTCACGCTTCGCATACTGAGGGCAAGTTGAGCCGGGGAGCGAATGGGGAATTTATTCTGACCGACGTCAAACTGCAGGTACGCCGTCAGGGGAGTTCCCAGTTGCGGGATATTGAGTTCGCGACCGCAGTGGCGGATGTTGAGAAAACAGCCAAAGGCCGCAACTACGGAAAAATCAAAGACACGCTTGACGATGATCCCCGTAACGGCTGGACTACCGAAACACACGATCCGAAGCAAAAACATACCGCTGTCTTCGCGTTAGCGGAACCCCTGGTTCTGGACGATCTGGAAGAGTTGATCTTCGTGATGTTGCATCGTTCGACCGAGGGGAACGCGAACATCGGCCGGTTTCGCGTGATGCTGACGGACCAGCCGGGACAAGCGGTACGCTCACTCGCGCCGATGCCTCTGGAAGCGCTCGCAAAAACCAAAGTGAGTGAGACATCGAAGGTTAACCCCAATCTGAGGAAGCATCTGCTGGAGCAATTTCTCATTGATCACAGCGCATATCAGAAGAGAAAAGCCGAACTGGATCGCGCGAATACACAACTGGCTCAAGTCAAAAAGGCGGCCGGGGAATTATCCGTGATGGTTTTATCCGAGCGAAAAGAGCCCCGCAAAACGTTTGTCTTGGAACGGGGAGTCTGGGATAAGCATGGTGCCGAAGTCCCCCGTTCGGTTCCTGAAGCGATATTCCCATTACCGAAAGAAAAAACAAAAGATCGTCTCGATCTGGCACGCTGGCTGGTGTCCGAAAAGAACCCGCTCACGGCGCGCGTGGTCGTCAATCATTTGTGGCAGATGTGTTTTGGAGTTGGGCTGGTTCGCACGCCGGGCGACTTTGGTCTACAGGGAGAACGCCCCACGCATCCGGACGTTATCGACTGGCTGGCCGTCGAACTCATGGAACACAATTGGGACCTGCAGCATATACAACGTTTAATTGTGACCAGCCAGACGTATCAGCAGCGCAGCGAAGTTTCGAAAGCATTGTTGGCCCGCGATCCGGAAAACCGCTTACTGGCGCGCGGCCCTCGATTTCGTTTACCCAGCTGGATGATTCACGATTCAGCCCTGCAGGCGAGCGGCTTACTCAACCCGGCTCTGGGAGGTCCTCCGGTGATGCCGTATCAGCCGGCGGGAGTCTGGGCCGAAATGTTTATGGGCCGTTTTCGTTATGAACCGAGCCAGGGGGCGGCCCAGTATCGACGGAGCCTGTATGCATTCTGGCGACGTTCGAGTGCGCCGACATTTTTGTTTGATAGTGCACAGCGACGTGTGTGTGAAGTCAAACCACGACGCACGAATACGCCTCTGCAGGCGCTGACGTTGCTCAATGATTTGACTGTTCTGGAAGCCTCCCGCGAACTGGCACGCATGGCGATTCAACAGAAAACGACCGTACCAGATCGCATGGATCTGTTGGCACGCCGCATTTTGTCCCGTTCGTTAGACGACCGGGAACGCGTGGTACTGGAGCGGGAGCTACAGATGGTACA
This genomic interval from Gimesia alba contains the following:
- a CDS encoding PSD1 and planctomycete cytochrome C domain-containing protein — translated: MKFTPDYYKLVVINVAVLLGGSVCAADEVNFSREILPILSDRCFHCHGPDPDHREADLRLDLQEAATADRDGIAAIVPGKPEASELLTRITTSDADLLMPPADSHRKPLTKKQTDLIRQWIAEGAKWGRHWSFEPPAKAEFNPQEKQQNPIDVLVQRKLAEAGLSLSPATTKQTLLRRVSFDLTGLPPTPEEVDAFVNDPSPDAFAKVVDRLLKSKHYGERMAMWWLDLARYSDTDGFQQDSTRTNWPWRDWVVQSFNENKPFDQFTIEQFAGDLLPEATPEQKLATCFHRNHMTNGEGGRDPEESRIDYVIDRVNTTGTVWLGLTLGCCQCHSHKFDPISQADYYSLFAFFNSIDEDGKAGRGAKPYLKYKSPLVKRAIQEAQQVVDERRPLEAQARKQAEQEFEPWLAEQLQVVQKGFTAWHQPQIRSLNSVEGTILKQEADGIVQTSGPKPRQDDYRLTAATKLPRVTGIRLEVFPHASHTEGKLSRGANGEFILTDVKLQVRRQGSSQLRDIEFATAVADVEKTAKGRNYGKIKDTLDDDPRNGWTTETHDPKQKHTAVFALAEPLVLDDLEELIFVMLHRSTEGNANIGRFRVMLTDQPGQAVRSLAPMPLEALAKTKVSETSKVNPNLRKHLLEQFLIDHSAYQKRKAELDRANTQLAQVKKAAGELSVMVLSERKEPRKTFVLERGVWDKHGAEVPRSVPEAIFPLPKEKTKDRLDLARWLVSEKNPLTARVVVNHLWQMCFGVGLVRTPGDFGLQGERPTHPDVIDWLAVELMEHNWDLQHIQRLIVTSQTYQQRSEVSKALLARDPENRLLARGPRFRLPSWMIHDSALQASGLLNPALGGPPVMPYQPAGVWAEMFMGRFRYEPSQGAAQYRRSLYAFWRRSSAPTFLFDSAQRRVCEVKPRRTNTPLQALTLLNDLTVLEASRELARMAIQQKTTVPDRMDLLARRILSRSLDDRERVVLERELQMVHAHYRKQPEDASSLLDVGQPPIKNNVPPDELAAYMIIASMVFNLDEAITHE